DNA from Geobacillus vulcani PSS1:
CGCATATACGTTTCCTTCGCCTGCTCGCGCGGCATCTCCTTCGGCACAACTCCAGCCATGCAATGAAGATGCGGCACGCCAAGCTCAACCGCATAGCGCAGCCCCTCTTCCAGCGCCCGCTGAAACGCTTCATGACGATCGGGAAAAATCGCGAGTCCGCGCTCCCCCTTTTCCCAATCGCCCGCTGGCAAATTGATCAACAGAAGCGACAGTTCGTGTGCTTCCAACTCACAAGCAATCGCCTCCGGCGCCGCCGCATACGGAAACTGGCACTCTACTAATGAAAATCCGTGCTGCCTTGCCTTGGCAAACCGGGCGAGAAACGGCGTCTCCGTAAACATGGTCGATACATTGATGGCAAACTTCATCCTGTGACTCCTTCCCCCCTTTGTTCTTTTTTGTTATTCTCCTCACTCCCCGCCGATTCCTGCTTCACCGCGTCTCCCCTTTCACACCATAAAAAAACAGCCGCACCATGTCTTCGACCAATCGCTCGTTATACAAGGAAGGGGGAATTTTTTCCGACAGCTCCCGCCATCCGTTCAAGTAAAGCAACAGCGCCTCGATCGATAAACGCGGGTCCACTTCCCCTTTTTTCTGGGCTTCGCGAATCATGTCCACCACCAGCGGCAGCACCCGCGTTTCATTTATCAGCTCGATTGAACGGCGAAATTCTTCATCCTCCTGCATCCAGCAGAGCATCACATCTGTCCAACCTTCTTTAAACAATTTCACCTCTTGGAAAATCGTATGCTTCACCTTTTCTTCAAACGATTCCGCTTGCTTCAAAAACGCCTCGTATTCATCCACTTGCCGGATCACGTCATCAAGGAGCGTTTCGCGGATGAGATGTTCCTTGCTTCCGAAATAATTGTAAATCGTGACCGGCGATACATGGGCCTGTCTCGCAATCTCTTGGATCGTTACCTCGCGTGGATCCCTCATTTTCTGGAGCAGCTCCAATACCGCCTGCTTGATCGCCTGCTTTTTTTGTTCTGTCCGCCTGGCAAAGCCGTTCATCCAGTACCACCTTCCGCCTTGTTGTTCTTTCTCTTATTTTACCGCTCAATATAATGAAATATAAATAAAAACAAATCACAAAATTCATTGATGAATCTCTAAATAATATCGTATAATAAAAATGAAATATTTAAACATAAATATTTCAAAAACCGATTTCGGGGGAGATCGCGCCATGATCGAACTGCAACAGTTGACCAAAGTCTTTCCAAACGGCAAGGGCATTTTTGATGTTACCTTAACCGTCCGTGAAGGGGAAGTATTCGGATTTTTAGGGCCGAACGGTGCCGGCAAGTCGACGACGATCCGGCACTTGCTTGGATTTCTGAAACCGACGAAAGGACGCGCCGCCATCAAAGGGTTCGACTGTTGGCGTGAGTCGGTTCAGGTGCAGGCGTTAATCGGCTATTTGCCCGGTGAAATCGCCTTCCCCGAAGGAATGACCGGGATGGAATTGCTCGACTTGCTGGCCGGGATGCGGCGAATGAACACGACCCGCTACCGCGACGAGCTGATTGAACGGTTGCAATTGGATGTCCGCCTCCCGATCCGGAAAATGTCCAAGGGAACAAAGCAAAAAGTCGGCCTTGTCGCCGCGCTCATGCATGATCCTGAAGTGATCATTCTCGATGAGCCGACATCCGGCCTTGACCCGCTCATGCAGCAAACGTTCATCGATCTGATCCGTGAAGAAAAGCAAAAAGGGAAAACGATCTTTTTGTCTTCACACATCTTTCTTGAAATCGAGCGGACGTGCGACCGAGTGGCGATCATGAAAGACGGCCGTCTGATAGCGGTCAATGACGTTCATGAACTGCAATCGATGCAACGGAAACTGTTTGACGTCATTTTGTCCCGCGAAGAGGATGTCGCGAAACTGCTCGCCTCGCCGCTCGAGGTCGTCCACCATGCCGGCCGCCGCGTCTGCATCGCCTTGCAAGGAAACTACGATGCCTTCATTCGTGAGCTGGCCCAATACAAGGTGCAAAGCCTCGATATCCATGCGCAAAGCTTAGAAGATATTTTTCTGCATTACTATGATCGCCGGGGGGATGAACGATGAATACCGCTTTATATAAACATATGGTCAAAGCGCAGGCCAAAACGATCATCAGCTATTCGGTCGGATCAGCCTTTTATATTGCGCTGATTGCCGCCATCTACCCATCGTTGGCCGATTCGAAAGCCTTCAACCATTATCTGCAGCAGCTGCCGAGCGAGATCCTCAAAGCGTTCAACATCACCGGCATGGACAACCTGCTCGAATTCATTGCCGGGGAGTATTACGGTTTGCTGTTTATTTTAATCGGTTCCATTTACTGCGTGACCGCCGCCAATCACCTGATGGCGCGCCCCATCGACCGCGGTTGGATGGCCTATTTGCTTGCGACGCCGAATTCGCGGCGAACGATCGCCTTCACCCAAGCGCTCGTACTGCTTACGGGATTAGCGGCGATCGGCGTCTCGACCATCGCCGCGGGCTTTGCCGCCGACGCGTGGTTCGTTGCCGATGATGCTCTCGATGCAGAGCGGTTCCTGATCATGAATGCGTTTGGGTTCCTTCTCTTTTTCGCCATCAGCGGCTATTCGTTTTTCTTTTCCGCTATGGCCAATGACGAAAAACGGGCGCTGTCGTTATCCGGCGGAGCCACCGTTCTGTTTTACAGCTTGGATCTCATCGGCAAGCTGGCCGAGAAAGCCGAATGGCTCCGATATGGGTCGATCTTTGCCGCCTTCGAGCCTGGAAACATCGCCCAAGGCCAAGCGGAATGGCTCCCTGTCTCCCTGTTGTTATTCGCGCTCGGCGCCCTCGGCTACACGGCAGGAATTGGCCTGTTTGCCAAGCGCGACTTGCCGCTTTGATCCGTGCCCTCGTCATAGAAAAAAGGGCTGCTCCTTTTGGCAGCCCTTTTTGATGCTCAATCGTCATCGCTGGCGAAAAAACGCAAAATGTAGACAAACAAGTTGATGAAATCAAGGTAAATATTGACGACAATCATCGGAATGTCCGCTTCCGTAAAGCCATAGCGGGCCAAACGGTTGATGTCGTAAATCGTAAAGCCAAGGAAAATCAAAATCCCTAGCGCCGCCACTCCCATTTGCCCGACGCTCGAGAACGGGATGAACCATTGAATGATCAACAAGCCAAGGAGCGCAAACGCGCCAAGCATCAAAAATCCGCCGAGGAACGAAAAATCTTCTTTCGTTCGCGCCGCGTAAATGGCAACGCCCGTAAACGAGACAACCGCTAGGGCAAACGCTTTGAACACCGCCGCCGCGCCGATGATG
Protein-coding regions in this window:
- a CDS encoding TetR/AcrR family transcriptional regulator, which produces MNGFARRTEQKKQAIKQAVLELLQKMRDPREVTIQEIARQAHVSPVTIYNYFGSKEHLIRETLLDDVIRQVDEYEAFLKQAESFEEKVKHTIFQEVKLFKEGWTDVMLCWMQEDEEFRRSIELINETRVLPLVVDMIREAQKKGEVDPRLSIEALLLYLNGWRELSEKIPPSLYNERLVEDMVRLFFYGVKGETR
- a CDS encoding ABC transporter ATP-binding protein, which encodes MIELQQLTKVFPNGKGIFDVTLTVREGEVFGFLGPNGAGKSTTIRHLLGFLKPTKGRAAIKGFDCWRESVQVQALIGYLPGEIAFPEGMTGMELLDLLAGMRRMNTTRYRDELIERLQLDVRLPIRKMSKGTKQKVGLVAALMHDPEVIILDEPTSGLDPLMQQTFIDLIREEKQKGKTIFLSSHIFLEIERTCDRVAIMKDGRLIAVNDVHELQSMQRKLFDVILSREEDVAKLLASPLEVVHHAGRRVCIALQGNYDAFIRELAQYKVQSLDIHAQSLEDIFLHYYDRRGDER
- a CDS encoding ABC transporter permease subunit; amino-acid sequence: MNTALYKHMVKAQAKTIISYSVGSAFYIALIAAIYPSLADSKAFNHYLQQLPSEILKAFNITGMDNLLEFIAGEYYGLLFILIGSIYCVTAANHLMARPIDRGWMAYLLATPNSRRTIAFTQALVLLTGLAAIGVSTIAAGFAADAWFVADDALDAERFLIMNAFGFLLFFAISGYSFFFSAMANDEKRALSLSGGATVLFYSLDLIGKLAEKAEWLRYGSIFAAFEPGNIAQGQAEWLPVSLLLFALGALGYTAGIGLFAKRDLPL
- a CDS encoding Bax inhibitor-1/YccA family protein, which produces MNHSTVYRPHSPVAKLAVSFLAALAVATAGLYAGQWVPAGLYLPLYALELILLLVMIFARSKKAVGYPLMFAFMFVSGATLYPLIGYYISIIGAAAVFKAFALAVVSFTGVAIYAARTKEDFSFLGGFLMLGAFALLGLLIIQWFIPFSSVGQMGVAALGILIFLGFTIYDINRLARYGFTEADIPMIVVNIYLDFINLFVYILRFFASDDD